The following proteins are co-located in the Sporosarcina pasteurii genome:
- a CDS encoding glycine--tRNA ligase, translated as MEKIVNLAKARGFVFPGSEVYGGLANTWDYGPLGIELKNNIKKAWWQKFVQESPHNVGLDAAILMNPKVWEASGHTSNFNDPMIDCKKCKSRHRVDKLIEDALEAKGMEIVVDGLPFEEMNTLLQEHEITCPSCGELDYTEIRQFNLMFKTSQGVTDSSANDIYMRPETAQGIFVNFKNVQRSMRKRMPFGIAQIGKSFRNEITPGNFTFRTREFEQMELEFFCKPGEDGEWYEYWREFSKNWLLSLGMTEENIRLRDHTEDELSHYSKGTVDIEYKFPFGWGELWGIANRTDFDLKRHMEFSGEDFHYQDPVTNEKFIPYCIEPSLGADRVTLAYLTDAYTEEELENDDKRTVLRFHPALAPIKAAVLPLSKKLSESADKVYAELRKHFPTQYDDSQSIGRRYRRQDEIGTPFCITYDFDSEEDKQVTVRHRDSMEQVRMPIEEVVPYIQKHLEF; from the coding sequence ATGGAAAAAATCGTTAACTTAGCAAAGGCGAGAGGGTTTGTTTTTCCAGGCTCTGAAGTTTACGGAGGCCTGGCAAATACGTGGGATTATGGTCCACTAGGGATTGAATTGAAAAATAATATTAAAAAAGCATGGTGGCAAAAATTCGTTCAAGAATCCCCACATAACGTAGGACTAGACGCCGCAATTTTAATGAACCCAAAGGTTTGGGAAGCATCTGGTCACACAAGTAACTTCAACGACCCAATGATTGACTGTAAGAAATGTAAATCACGTCATCGTGTAGATAAGTTGATTGAAGATGCTTTAGAAGCAAAAGGAATGGAAATTGTTGTTGATGGACTTCCTTTTGAAGAAATGAATACACTACTACAAGAACATGAAATTACATGTCCTTCATGTGGTGAGTTAGATTACACTGAAATTCGTCAGTTTAACTTAATGTTTAAAACTTCACAAGGTGTAACCGATTCTTCGGCAAACGATATTTATATGCGTCCTGAAACTGCACAAGGTATTTTCGTGAACTTTAAAAACGTTCAACGTTCTATGCGTAAAAGAATGCCTTTTGGAATTGCACAAATCGGTAAAAGTTTCCGAAACGAAATTACACCAGGAAACTTCACATTCCGTACACGTGAATTTGAACAAATGGAATTGGAGTTTTTCTGTAAACCAGGTGAAGATGGCGAGTGGTATGAATACTGGCGCGAATTCTCTAAAAACTGGTTACTAAGTCTCGGGATGACTGAAGAAAATATCCGTCTTCGTGATCACACTGAAGATGAACTTTCCCACTACTCAAAAGGAACAGTAGATATTGAATACAAGTTCCCATTTGGTTGGGGAGAACTATGGGGTATTGCGAACAGAACAGACTTTGACTTAAAACGTCATATGGAATTTTCCGGTGAGGACTTCCATTATCAAGACCCTGTAACGAATGAGAAGTTTATCCCATACTGTATCGAACCATCACTTGGGGCTGATCGTGTCACGCTTGCATACTTAACAGATGCTTATACAGAAGAAGAGCTTGAGAATGATGATAAACGTACAGTACTACGTTTCCACCCAGCACTAGCACCAATTAAAGCTGCAGTTCTTCCACTGTCTAAAAAACTATCGGAGAGCGCAGATAAAGTATATGCAGAATTACGTAAACACTTCCCGACTCAATATGACGATTCACAATCAATCGGTAGACGCTACCGCCGTCAAGATGAAATTGGGACACCATTCTGTATCACTTATGACTTCGATTCAGAAGAGGATAAGCAAGTGACTGTTCGTCACCGTGACTCAATGGAACAAGTAAGAATGCCTATTGAAGAAGTTGTTCCATACATCCAAAAACACCTTGAATTTTAA
- the dnaG gene encoding DNA primase: MARIPEETIEEIRKKTDIVDLIGEYIQLTKRGKNWFGLCPFHGENTPSFSVSEDKQLFHCFGCGASGNAITFVMDLESRTFSETIIKLAERVGVGIDVIPVSGSGHTNQQEFKQMMDAHALATNFYSHILLNTVEGEKALEYLEKRGFTRASIEKYGIGWALDDFEALSGLLKRKGFNMQEMERSGLCIMKDDGTGYFDRFRGRIMFPLWDDTGNVIAFSGRSLYEDKEVAKYLNSPETPIFEKSKILYNLHNARLNIRKTGKVILFEGFMDTISADHVDVGNSVAIMGTSLSETHLLKLKRIAKELIICCDGDHAGWEAAKRFASIANANGMNIRIALLPNDMDPDEFIQKYGGEAFRDQIIGNPHSYMSFIMAYAKRSKNLSYENDVLQFIHEVLEELALRSSPVERDLYIRQLSEETNVSVEAINQQFIKMAGNRARQAKADSMSPAVVENKSTTPVPKARQKTGTERAERLLLHHLLNDGSLFDRFKEEKREVFFHEDYATIFVRLAGFYEQYKKPDFHRFAESIDDRELRKLVLEAAMLESDSDNAEKEIEDCIIHLEKKRIEISIQEKMHESKEAERVNNHTRALELAREIIQLRNSLAAL, from the coding sequence ATGGCAAGAATTCCGGAAGAAACGATTGAAGAAATACGCAAGAAAACGGATATTGTCGATTTGATAGGTGAATATATTCAATTAACGAAGAGAGGGAAGAACTGGTTCGGTCTTTGTCCTTTCCACGGCGAAAACACTCCGTCTTTTTCGGTTTCAGAAGATAAACAACTCTTCCACTGTTTTGGCTGTGGTGCAAGCGGAAATGCAATTACTTTTGTCATGGATCTTGAAAGTCGAACTTTTTCTGAGACAATCATTAAGTTAGCTGAACGAGTCGGTGTCGGGATAGATGTTATACCGGTTAGCGGCTCGGGGCATACTAACCAACAAGAGTTCAAACAGATGATGGACGCCCACGCACTTGCGACAAATTTTTATAGCCACATACTCTTAAATACTGTTGAAGGTGAAAAAGCACTAGAATATCTAGAAAAAAGAGGGTTTACGAGGGCTAGTATAGAAAAATATGGTATTGGGTGGGCATTAGATGATTTTGAGGCATTATCTGGCTTATTAAAAAGAAAAGGTTTTAATATGCAAGAAATGGAACGTTCAGGTCTTTGTATTATGAAAGACGATGGGACAGGTTATTTTGACAGATTCCGAGGACGTATTATGTTTCCGCTTTGGGATGATACTGGGAATGTCATTGCTTTTTCCGGTCGCTCCCTTTATGAGGATAAAGAAGTTGCAAAATACTTGAATAGTCCTGAGACGCCGATATTTGAAAAAAGTAAAATATTATATAATTTGCACAATGCACGTCTTAACATAAGAAAAACGGGTAAAGTAATACTGTTTGAAGGTTTTATGGATACAATTTCCGCCGACCATGTTGATGTCGGAAATTCTGTAGCAATTATGGGAACGTCTCTATCCGAAACACATCTGTTGAAATTAAAAAGAATTGCGAAAGAATTAATCATTTGTTGTGACGGTGATCATGCTGGTTGGGAAGCTGCGAAGCGGTTTGCTTCGATTGCAAACGCAAACGGGATGAATATTCGTATCGCACTCTTGCCAAATGATATGGATCCAGATGAATTTATTCAAAAGTATGGCGGCGAAGCTTTCCGCGACCAAATTATTGGAAATCCACACTCATACATGTCATTTATCATGGCGTATGCAAAACGGTCTAAAAACCTATCCTATGAAAACGATGTATTGCAATTCATTCATGAAGTACTTGAAGAATTAGCTTTACGCTCGTCTCCAGTAGAAAGGGATTTATATATCCGACAATTATCTGAGGAGACTAATGTGTCAGTTGAAGCGATTAACCAACAGTTTATCAAAATGGCGGGAAATCGGGCAAGGCAAGCGAAAGCTGATTCTATGTCTCCTGCTGTAGTAGAGAACAAAAGCACGACGCCAGTTCCTAAAGCTCGACAAAAAACGGGGACTGAACGCGCAGAGAGATTGTTATTGCACCATTTATTAAATGACGGCTCTCTTTTTGATCGCTTTAAAGAAGAAAAAAGAGAGGTGTTTTTTCATGAAGATTACGCAACGATATTCGTACGTCTTGCCGGATTTTACGAGCAGTATAAAAAACCAGATTTTCACCGTTTCGCTGAATCCATAGATGATCGCGAGTTAAGGAAGTTAGTCCTTGAAGCAGCTATGTTGGAATCTGACTCTGACAATGCTGAAAAGGAAATTGAAGATTGTATCATACATCTTGAAAAAAAGCGTATAGAAATATCTATCCAAGAAAAAATGCACGAATCAAAAGAAGCAGAAAGAGTTAATAATCATACCCGGGCGCTGGAGCTGGCCAGGGAAATTATTCAGCTTCGAAATTCATTAGCGGCTTTGTAG
- a CDS encoding acyl-CoA dehydrogenase family protein: MNFDLTEEQQMIKKMMHEFSTEEVAPGAVDRDRTKEFPADIFKKLSEMGMMGLPFPEKYGGGGADTISFAIVTEELSRACASTGITYSAHISLGGAPLNLFGTEEQKEKFLTPICTGESFGAFGLTEPNAGSDAGGTQTTAKEDGDDFIINGSKVYITNASYANHLALTAITDVKDGKKEISAIIVPTSAEGFTIIDNYEKMGLNASNTTELVLDNVRVPKDNLLGKRGNGFKQFLVTLDGGRIGIGAMAVGIAQAAYDRALQYAKERKQFGKALSEFQVTQFKLADMAMKIELARNMVYKAAWLKDEGRPFTKEAAMCKLYASEIAMEIANESVQIHGGYGYMKEYEVERYMRDAKLLEIGEGTSEVQRMVIARLIGC; this comes from the coding sequence TTGAACTTTGATTTAACTGAAGAACAACAGATGATTAAGAAAATGATGCATGAATTTTCGACTGAAGAAGTTGCACCGGGGGCAGTCGATCGTGATCGAACGAAAGAGTTTCCAGCCGATATTTTTAAAAAGCTTTCGGAAATGGGCATGATGGGGTTGCCATTTCCAGAAAAATATGGGGGCGGCGGAGCAGATACGATAAGTTTTGCGATTGTAACAGAAGAATTGAGTAGAGCATGTGCTTCAACTGGAATTACTTATTCTGCACATATTTCTTTAGGGGGCGCTCCACTTAATTTATTTGGTACCGAAGAGCAAAAAGAAAAGTTTTTAACGCCGATTTGTACAGGGGAGTCTTTTGGTGCATTTGGATTAACGGAACCAAATGCAGGGTCGGATGCGGGGGGGACGCAAACGACTGCGAAAGAAGATGGCGATGATTTTATCATTAACGGTTCAAAAGTTTATATAACGAACGCGAGCTATGCAAATCATTTAGCGCTTACAGCAATTACAGATGTGAAAGACGGGAAGAAAGAAATTAGCGCCATTATCGTTCCGACAAGTGCGGAAGGTTTTACGATCATAGACAATTATGAAAAAATGGGTTTGAATGCATCTAATACGACAGAGCTTGTCTTAGACAACGTCCGAGTCCCTAAAGATAATCTACTAGGAAAGCGTGGTAATGGCTTTAAGCAATTCTTAGTGACATTAGATGGAGGAAGGATAGGGATTGGTGCAATGGCTGTAGGAATTGCACAGGCGGCTTATGACAGAGCTCTTCAATATGCGAAAGAACGTAAGCAATTCGGTAAGGCGTTATCTGAATTTCAAGTTACCCAGTTTAAATTGGCTGATATGGCCATGAAGATAGAATTAGCACGTAACATGGTCTATAAAGCTGCATGGTTAAAAGATGAGGGACGTCCATTCACGAAAGAGGCGGCAATGTGTAAATTGTACGCATCTGAGATTGCAATGGAAATTGCAAACGAATCAGTTCAAATTCATGGCGGCTATGGGTATATGAAAGAATATGAAGTTGAGCGATATATGCGAGATGCAAAACTATTAGAAATCGGAGAAGGTACTTCTGAAGTCCAACGAATGGTGATTGCACGGCTGATTGGTTGCTAA
- a CDS encoding Nif3-like dinuclear metal center hexameric protein, giving the protein MKRVNGHEVINLFEQWSPKSYALEGDPVGVHVGQLNRPVEKVLVTLDVNEEVVDEAIEKGANLIIAHHPPIFRPLKNIATDTVQGRMFEKCIKHDITIYAAHTNLDVAKGGVNDMLAEKIGLVNTKVMEQTYSEALYKMIVFCPATHAEEMRIALGQAGAGAIGEYTACSFTSEGAGRFTPADNANPYIGQVGKEEVVAEEKIEVIVPAPNRNRVLKAMLNAHPYEEPAYDILKLEQRGNTLGLGRVGELEEPLTLDLFASKVKDVFQVPALRYVGDPNKMIRKVAVLGGDGNKYIHAAKRNGADVLVTGDLYYHVAHDAESINLAVVDPGHNIEKVMIEGVAVYMQQACNDAKFAVNFLKSEVNTEPFQFK; this is encoded by the coding sequence GTGAAAAGAGTAAATGGCCATGAAGTCATTAACTTATTCGAACAGTGGTCACCAAAATCCTATGCACTTGAAGGAGATCCTGTCGGGGTTCATGTTGGTCAATTAAATCGGCCTGTCGAAAAGGTACTTGTAACACTCGATGTGAATGAAGAAGTTGTGGATGAAGCTATTGAAAAAGGAGCAAATCTAATTATCGCTCATCATCCGCCAATCTTCAGACCGTTAAAAAACATTGCGACCGACACAGTACAAGGCCGGATGTTTGAAAAATGTATTAAACATGATATTACCATTTACGCTGCGCATACGAATTTAGATGTTGCTAAAGGCGGCGTAAATGATATGCTTGCAGAAAAAATTGGACTCGTAAATACAAAGGTGATGGAACAAACCTACTCAGAAGCGCTTTATAAAATGATTGTATTTTGTCCCGCAACACATGCAGAAGAAATGCGTATAGCGTTAGGTCAAGCAGGTGCTGGTGCAATCGGTGAGTATACAGCATGTAGCTTTACATCTGAAGGGGCTGGTCGTTTTACACCTGCAGACAATGCAAATCCTTATATTGGTCAAGTAGGCAAGGAAGAGGTTGTTGCTGAGGAAAAAATTGAAGTGATTGTGCCTGCTCCAAATCGTAACCGCGTATTAAAAGCGATGTTAAATGCCCATCCTTACGAAGAACCGGCTTACGATATTCTAAAACTAGAACAGAGAGGGAATACGCTCGGTTTAGGAAGAGTTGGAGAACTAGAAGAACCCCTTACGTTGGACTTATTTGCGTCTAAAGTGAAAGACGTCTTTCAAGTGCCTGCGCTACGCTACGTCGGCGATCCGAATAAAATGATTCGTAAAGTCGCTGTTTTAGGCGGCGATGGCAATAAATACATCCATGCTGCCAAAAGAAATGGGGCTGACGTACTAGTCACTGGAGACTTATATTATCATGTTGCTCATGATGCTGAATCGATTAATCTCGCTGTTGTAGATCCTGGACATAATATTGAAAAAGTAATGATTGAAGGGGTTGCAGTTTATATGCAACAAGCATGCAACGATGCTAAGTTTGCCGTCAACTTCCTCAAATCTGAAGTGAATACAGAACCATTCCAGTTTAAATAA
- the rpoD gene encoding RNA polymerase sigma factor RpoD — protein MSKKDITSEVKEELTLKEVQQQLVEAGKKTGELTLDEVTEKLSKFEMEPEQFEEFLDLLEAEGVEMDRESDDEEEESTSNKAKDDDDSKIDLNDLSVPPGVKINDPVRMYLKEIGRVELLTGDEEVALAKRIIEGDEEASKELAEANLRLVVSIAKRYVGRGMLFLDLIQEGNMGLIKAVEKFDHTKGFKFSTYATWWIRQAITRAIADQARTIRIPVHMVETINKLIRVQRQLLQDLGREPTPEEIGEEMELTADRVREILKISQEPVSLETPIGEEDDSHLGDFIEDNEAQSPSDHAAYELLKEQLEDVLDTLTDREENVLRLRFGLDDGRTRTLEEVGRVFGVTRERIRQIEAKALRKLRHPSRSKRLKDFLE, from the coding sequence ATGAGTAAAAAAGATATTACATCAGAAGTAAAAGAAGAGTTAACTTTAAAAGAAGTGCAACAGCAGTTAGTAGAAGCAGGGAAGAAAACAGGTGAACTTACACTTGATGAAGTAACAGAAAAATTATCAAAGTTCGAAATGGAACCAGAACAATTTGAGGAGTTCCTCGATTTGCTTGAGGCTGAAGGTGTAGAGATGGACCGTGAATCAGATGATGAAGAAGAGGAAAGCACTTCAAATAAAGCTAAAGATGATGACGACTCTAAAATAGATTTAAATGACTTAAGCGTTCCTCCTGGCGTCAAAATTAATGACCCGGTTCGCATGTACTTAAAAGAAATCGGCCGTGTTGAACTATTGACTGGTGATGAGGAAGTAGCGCTTGCGAAGCGAATCATTGAAGGCGACGAAGAAGCCAGCAAGGAATTAGCAGAAGCTAACTTACGTCTTGTTGTTAGTATTGCGAAACGTTATGTAGGACGTGGCATGCTTTTCCTTGACCTCATTCAAGAAGGAAACATGGGACTTATTAAAGCAGTTGAAAAGTTTGACCATACAAAAGGATTTAAATTTAGTACGTATGCGACATGGTGGATTCGTCAAGCAATTACACGTGCGATTGCAGACCAAGCAAGAACAATTCGTATTCCAGTTCACATGGTTGAAACCATTAATAAATTAATTCGCGTTCAACGCCAATTGCTACAAGATTTAGGACGCGAACCTACGCCTGAAGAAATTGGTGAAGAAATGGAATTGACGGCTGATAGAGTCCGTGAAATTTTAAAAATATCACAAGAACCTGTCTCACTCGAAACACCAATTGGTGAAGAAGATGATTCTCATTTAGGTGATTTTATCGAAGACAATGAAGCGCAGTCTCCTTCAGATCATGCTGCTTACGAGCTATTAAAAGAGCAACTTGAAGATGTTCTTGATACATTAACGGATCGAGAAGAAAATGTCCTTCGTCTTCGATTTGGTCTTGACGATGGACGTACAAGAACACTCGAAGAAGTGGGGCGTGTATTTGGCGTAACGCGTGAACGAATTCGTCAAATTGAAGCGAAAGCATTACGTAAATTAAGACACCCATCAAGAAGTAAACGTCTAAAAGATTTCTTAGAATAA
- a CDS encoding helix-turn-helix transcriptional regulator, whose protein sequence is MELNKRQMDILAIVKENGPITGEQIAVRLNLVRATIRPDLAILTMAGYLDARPRVGYFYAGKKPTQSISDSMNAMKVGDFQSMPVVVSESLSVYDAICHMFLEDVGTLFVVDKSSFLTGVLSRKDLLRATIGNKETEKVPVHIIMTRMPNITYCTKQDTLLMASKLMIDKQIDSLPVIQDRGDGLEVVGRITKTNITAAFLSLADDHEL, encoded by the coding sequence ATGGAACTGAACAAGCGCCAAATGGACATTCTTGCTATTGTCAAAGAAAATGGCCCGATAACGGGAGAGCAAATTGCAGTACGTTTAAATCTCGTACGTGCAACCATCCGTCCGGATCTTGCGATTTTAACAATGGCTGGCTATTTAGATGCTCGACCACGTGTTGGCTATTTTTATGCAGGTAAAAAACCTACACAGTCAATATCTGATAGCATGAATGCCATGAAGGTCGGTGATTTCCAATCAATGCCAGTTGTTGTATCGGAAAGTTTATCGGTATATGATGCAATCTGTCATATGTTTTTGGAAGATGTCGGAACATTATTTGTTGTGGATAAATCATCCTTTCTTACAGGCGTGTTATCCCGTAAAGATTTATTAAGAGCAACAATTGGAAACAAAGAAACCGAAAAAGTTCCCGTACACATCATCATGACACGAATGCCTAATATCACTTATTGTACAAAGCAAGATACATTATTAATGGCTTCTAAATTAATGATTGATAAACAGATAGACTCGTTGCCAGTCATCCAAGATAGAGGCGATGGGTTAGAAGTAGTGGGTCGAATCACGAAAACAAATATTACCGCAGCCTTTTTATCTCTTGCGGATGACCACGAATTGTAG
- a CDS encoding pyruvate, water dikinase regulatory protein: MKKLTMFIVSDSVGETAELVAKAAASQFREGLETVSLKRFSHIEDETQINEIVYLAKAQQAVIVYTLVKSCMRTKIKKECQNAGIKCIDLLGPIVEQLGIELGEKPLEEPGLVRKLDEDYFKKIDAIEFAVKYDDGRDPRGILKADIVLIGVSRTSKTPLSQYLAHQRYKVANVPLVPEVEPPEELFNIDPKKCFALVISPQKLNSIRKERLKALGLKDDANYARFERIEEEIAHFNDVIDKIGCTIIDVTNRAVEETANVIITELQANSK; this comes from the coding sequence ATGAAGAAGTTAACGATGTTCATCGTTTCTGATTCCGTTGGTGAAACTGCTGAGCTCGTTGCTAAAGCGGCAGCTAGTCAATTTAGAGAAGGACTTGAAACAGTCTCACTAAAGCGATTTTCACACATTGAAGATGAAACGCAGATAAATGAAATTGTATATCTGGCAAAAGCGCAACAGGCGGTAATTGTTTACACGCTCGTCAAAAGCTGTATGCGAACAAAAATAAAAAAAGAATGCCAAAACGCTGGGATTAAATGTATTGATTTACTCGGGCCAATTGTAGAGCAACTAGGTATTGAATTAGGTGAGAAACCTTTAGAAGAGCCTGGACTTGTTAGAAAACTAGATGAAGATTATTTCAAAAAAATTGATGCCATTGAATTTGCAGTGAAATACGATGACGGTAGGGATCCACGCGGAATATTAAAAGCTGATATAGTCCTCATTGGTGTTTCAAGAACATCTAAAACGCCGTTGTCACAGTATTTAGCGCATCAGCGATATAAAGTTGCAAATGTACCCCTTGTTCCAGAGGTTGAGCCACCTGAAGAATTATTCAATATTGACCCTAAGAAATGTTTCGCACTCGTAATTTCACCGCAAAAGTTAAATTCAATTCGTAAAGAACGACTTAAAGCACTTGGTTTAAAAGACGATGCCAATTACGCTCGTTTTGAAAGAATTGAAGAGGAAATTGCTCATTTTAATGATGTAATTGATAAAATTGGTTGTACGATTATCGATGTAACGAATCGTGCAGTTGAAGAAACGGCGAACGTCATTATTACTGAATTGCAAGCAAATAGTAAATGA
- the recO gene encoding DNA repair protein RecO translates to MLSKWEGIVIRTIPYGESNKIVTLLTQEAGKITVMARGAKKPRSKLAAVTQPFTLGSFLIRKGRGMGTLSQGEQIESMRFIREDLEATSYASYIVEIIDRFTEENNRVAGVYELLSDALHAINEEYDAEAITLFVEWKMIRVGGIHPVLHACANCGATDGEFGFSFKEIGFLCHRCFHLDTYVVRLTPTQIKLIRTFYTVPIHRVGNLSLKKDTKQLMKKIVRTIYDEQLGVWFKSRRFLDKLEAMPELLPKQENPESEG, encoded by the coding sequence TTGCTGAGCAAATGGGAAGGGATTGTGATTCGGACGATTCCGTATGGCGAATCCAATAAAATTGTAACATTACTTACGCAAGAAGCAGGTAAAATCACTGTGATGGCCCGAGGTGCGAAAAAGCCTAGAAGTAAACTTGCTGCGGTTACACAACCTTTTACCCTCGGTTCTTTTCTAATTAGGAAAGGGCGGGGGATGGGAACGTTATCCCAAGGTGAGCAAATTGAATCGATGCGTTTCATTCGTGAAGACCTTGAAGCAACTTCGTATGCAAGTTATATCGTAGAAATAATTGATCGATTTACTGAGGAAAATAATCGAGTCGCAGGTGTGTACGAGTTGTTGTCTGATGCTTTACATGCCATTAATGAAGAATATGATGCCGAGGCAATTACGCTATTTGTTGAATGGAAAATGATTCGAGTTGGTGGAATTCATCCTGTATTACATGCATGTGCAAATTGCGGTGCAACGGATGGGGAATTTGGTTTTTCATTTAAAGAAATCGGGTTTTTGTGTCACCGTTGTTTTCATTTAGATACTTACGTTGTGAGGTTGACGCCTACACAAATAAAGCTGATTCGTACTTTTTATACCGTGCCTATCCATCGGGTTGGTAATTTATCATTAAAAAAAGATACAAAACAGTTGATGAAAAAAATTGTTAGAACGATTTATGATGAACAGCTTGGCGTATGGTTTAAATCGAGGAGATTTTTAGATAAACTCGAGGCGATGCCAGAATTATTACCTAAACAAGAAAATCCGGAAAGCGAAGGATAA
- a CDS encoding tRNA (adenine(22)-N(1))-methyltransferase TrmK — protein sequence MIQLSERLQVVASYVEQDAILADIGSDHAYLPTYLVQKGVIKKAVAGEVVKGPYESALKNVQREDVSDAVTVRLANGLFAIQEQDGVDTVSIAGMGGPLIAKILDEGNSHLTSVKRIITQPNIHAKAIREWAVNNDWVIIDERILKEDGKIYEVVVLEKGKASYSEADLLLGPILSIEKNHVFNEKWLHEIDQWNHIVHSLGEAKNNPIAEEKRGQLNKQIQLVEEVLQK from the coding sequence ATGATACAATTATCAGAAAGATTACAGGTTGTAGCTTCTTACGTTGAGCAAGATGCGATTCTAGCAGATATCGGTAGTGATCACGCATACTTACCGACTTATCTTGTTCAAAAAGGCGTTATAAAAAAAGCAGTTGCTGGGGAGGTTGTAAAAGGACCTTATGAATCTGCATTAAAAAATGTTCAGCGTGAAGATGTGTCGGATGCTGTTACAGTCAGGTTAGCAAATGGTCTATTTGCCATCCAAGAGCAGGATGGTGTAGATACAGTGAGTATTGCTGGAATGGGTGGTCCTTTAATCGCTAAGATTTTAGATGAAGGGAACTCGCATTTAACATCGGTTAAGCGCATCATTACACAACCAAATATTCATGCAAAAGCAATCCGTGAATGGGCAGTAAACAACGATTGGGTAATCATCGATGAAAGAATTCTAAAAGAAGATGGTAAGATTTATGAAGTCGTTGTCTTAGAGAAAGGTAAGGCATCCTACAGCGAGGCAGACCTTTTGTTAGGACCGATTCTTTCAATAGAAAAGAACCATGTGTTTAATGAGAAGTGGCTACACGAGATAGATCAATGGAATCATATCGTACACTCTTTGGGCGAGGCAAAAAATAATCCCATAGCTGAAGAGAAACGAGGGCAATTAAATAAACAGATTCAATTAGTAGAAGAGGTGTTGCAAAAGTGA
- the cccA gene encoding cytochrome c550: MGKNPIVPFLLIMALGIGLIFFMSLYGLDQKDEIANEDTENTEVAADFDAASFSDAKCVSCHGGNLEGGGAPGLVGTALSKEELKDIMKNGTDGGMPGGLVPDADLEAMADYILSLE; this comes from the coding sequence ATGGGTAAGAATCCGATAGTACCTTTTCTTCTAATCATGGCATTAGGAATTGGACTTATCTTCTTCATGTCCTTATACGGACTTGATCAAAAAGATGAAATCGCAAATGAAGATACCGAAAACACTGAAGTAGCAGCAGACTTTGATGCGGCATCCTTTTCAGATGCGAAGTGTGTTTCTTGTCACGGTGGAAACCTAGAAGGTGGAGGAGCACCGGGATTAGTGGGCACTGCTTTATCTAAAGAAGAACTTAAAGACATTATGAAAAACGGTACAGATGGTGGAATGCCAGGTGGCTTAGTTCCAGATGCTGATCTAGAAGCAATGGCGGACTATATTTTATCACTTGAATAA